Proteins encoded by one window of Primulina huaijiensis isolate GDHJ02 chromosome 1, ASM1229523v2, whole genome shotgun sequence:
- the LOC140991089 gene encoding serine/threonine-protein kinase UCNL-like has translation MEENKTTPPELELDNLRAIKVLGKGATGTVFLVRDKSWDLPFALKVVEKSSSHHADRRAIHEISVLRRLSAAIPHPFLPYLIGSFENQEFICWAIPYCPGGDLNVLRYRQNDHVFSPAVIRFYLAEIICALEYLHERGIVYRDLKPENILVQQSGHVTLTDFDLSRDLIPRKPGNRCFSSDYEEVNPVKQTPQKRKFPRFALPKRGNHPFHNKKGLKKAKNARVSPVSRRNQCDFPTNERSNSFVGTEEYVSPEVIRGDGHEFSVDWWALGVLCYEMLYGKTPFKGKNRKETFSKILLAEPEYIGKPSAVTDLIGKLLEKDPTRRLGYLRGTCEIKEHEFFDGLRWDLLTEVLRPPFVPSTDERDGRIDIREYFQKLKLPPSPLWSPSREECRHNGSLTEF, from the coding sequence ATGGAAGAGAATAAAACTACGCCGCCGGAGCTCGAACTGGACAACCTCCGAGCCATCAAAGTACTAGGTAAGGGTGCCACAGGCACAGTTTTCCTCGTTCGCGACAAATCTTGGGACCTCCCTTTCGCACTCAAGGTAGTGGAGAAATCCTCTTCCCACCACGCGGACCGTCGGGCCATACACGAAATATCCGTTCTCCGCCGCCTCTCCGCCGCTATTCCTCACCCCTTCCTGCCGTACCTGATCGGGTCCTTCGAAAATCAAGAATTCATTTGCTGGGCCATCCCCTACTGCCCAGGCGGTGACCTCAATGTCCTCCGATACCGCCAGAACGACCACGTTTTCTCCCCCGCCGTCATTCGCTTCTACCTGGCTGAAATCATCTGCGCTCTCGAGTACCTTCACGAGCGAGGGATTGTCTACAGGGACCTCAAACCGGAAAACATCCTCGTACAGCAGTCGGGGCACGTTACACTCACCGACTTCGACCTGTCGCGTGACTTGATACCCAGAAAGCCCGGGAATCGATGTTTCAGCTCCGATTATGAGGAAGTAAATCCGGTGAAGCAGACGCCGCAGAAGAGGAAGTTCCCCCGCTTCGCGCTTCCCAAAAGAGGAAACCATCCCTTTCACAACAAGAAAGGTTTGAAGAAAGCTAAAAATGCACGCGTTTCCCCCGTGAGTAGGAGGAATCAATGTGATTTTCCGACCAACGAGCGTTCGAATTCCTTCGTGGGCACGGAGGAATACGTGTCTCCGGAGGTTATACGAGGTGACGGCCATGAGTTCTCCGTAGACTGGTGGGCACTTGGTGTCCTTTGCTACGAAATGCTGTACGGGAAGACCCCGTTCAAGGGGAAGAATCGTAAGGAGACATTCAGCAAAATACTGTTAGCAGAGCCGGAGTACATCGGGAAACCCAGTGCTGTAACGGACCTGATTGGAAAGCTGCTGGAAAAAGATCCCACACGCCGACTGGGTTACCTGCGCGGCACGTGCGAGATCAAAGAACACGAGTTCTTTGACGGATTGAGGTGGGATTTGCTGACGGAAGTGCTACGTCCGCCGTTTGTCCCGTCAACGGACGAGAGGGACGGTAGGATTGACATCAGAGAATATTTCCAGAAATTGAAGCTTCCGCCTTCGCCGTTATGGTCGCCGTCGCGGGAAGAGTGCCGACATAACGGTTCTCTAACGGAGTTTTAA
- the LOC140970688 gene encoding zinc finger A20 and AN1 domain-containing stress-associated protein 1-like has translation MAQKREKEETELKVPENLPICTPPQTLPTPQPQLSAARSSAAASRTSSSGSPDPVEKRVLKRAREVSRCSGSDCRKRVGLMGFRCRCGEVFCCEHRYSDRHDCCYDYKAAGREAIARENPVVKAAKIVRI, from the coding sequence ATGGCGCAGaagagagaaaaagaagaaaccGAGCTCAAGGTGCCCGAAAACTTACCCATATGTACACCACCGCAGACCCTTCCCACGCCTCAGCCGCAGCTCTCGGCCGCCAGGTCAAGCGCGGCTGCATCGAGAACCAGCTCCTCGGGGTCGCCTGACCCAGTGGAGAAACGGGTGCTGAAGAGAGCGAGGGAGGTTTCTCGCTGCTCCGGGTCGGATTGCAGGAAGCGGGTGGGGTTGATGGGTTTCCGTTGCAGGTGCGGGGAAGTGTTCTGTTGCGAGCATAGATACTCAGATCGGCACGATTGCTGCTACGATTACAAAGCGGCTGGTCGGGAGGCGATCGCGAGGGAGAATCCCGTCGTCAAAGCAGCGAAAATCGTCAGAATTTGA